The nucleotide window CTCGACTCGATGGTCGGCTACCGCAACGAGCGCTATCTGCACTTCGGCTGGGCTTCGGCCCGCATGGACGATCTGGCGAACTTCATCCCGGCCCGGCTGACCGCCCTGCTGATGATCGTCGTTGCCCCGCTGACAGGCCTTTCCCTGCGCAATGCGCTGAGGGTGACGCTGCGTGACCGTTTGAAACATCCCTCCCCCAACAGCGCCCATCCCGAAGCGGCGGCAGCCGGCGCACTCGGCGTGCGGCTGGGTGGCCCCTCCCGCTACGGCGGCAAGCCATCCTGGAAGGAGTACATCGGCGACCCGCACAAGCCGTTGAACCGGGATGCCTATGCGGCCATGATCAGACTGATGTACGCCACAACGATCTTCATGACGGCCATTTTCCTGATTCCGGCCCTGTTGTTGAGAGGTTTCGATGTCACTCTCCCATGAACATGGCGGCACCATCCTTTCGCTTGCCCGGCAGCTCGGTGTCGCGCCCGGGGATATCACCGATTTCTCGGCCAGCATCAATCCCCTGGGGCTGTCCGGCATGGTCAGGGATGCCATCGGCAATGCACTGGACAGCCTGGTGCACTACCCCGACACCAGCTGTTCGGAACTGAAAGAGGCCCTGGCAGCCGCGCATGGCCTGAACAAGGCGCACATCGCCGTGGCCAACGGCTCCACGGAACTCATCTACCGACTCCCCGCCATGCTGCCCGGTCGACGCGCCCTGATCGTTTCCCCCTCCTTCAGCGAGTACAGCCATGCCCTGGAACAGCACCGCTGGGAGGTGCGCCACCTGATCCTCTCAGCACGCAACCATTTCAGCCTCGATCTGGAGCTGCTCGAAGCCTCCCTGGCCCACAGCTGCGATGCCCTGTACCTCTGCAACCCCGGCAACCCCAGCGGCATCCTGTATCCGCCGGAGACCATCGAACGTATCTACCGGCTCTGCCGGACCTCCGGCACATTCCTGGTCCTGGATGAAGCCTTCATGGACTTCTGCGAGGAGGCATCCGCAAAGGCCATCATCACGGCCGAACGACACGGCCTGATCCTGCGGTCGATGACAAAATTTTTCGGCTTCCCGGGACTGCGCCTGGGATATGCGATGGCCCATCCCGCCCTGACCGAACAACTGGGACAGCATGGCGGGCCATGGAGTGTCAATACATTGGCACAGGCAGCCGGCACAGCTGCCTTACGCGATAAGGAATACCGCAGGAGGACGCTGGAATACGTCAAGCAGGAACGCAGCCTTCTGTGCGACCGGCTCTCCCGCTTCCCGCTGTTGACGGCGTATCCCTCTGCCGCGAACTTCCTGCTGGTGGAACTTTCCGGCGGGCTGAAGGCAGACGGGCTGAAGGAGCGTCTGCTGTCGCAGCGCATACTGATCCGCAACTGCGCCACCTTCACCGGGCTGGACAACCGTTTTTTCCGGATTGCCGTGCGAACTGCCGAGGAGAACCAGAGGCTGCTGGCCGGGCTGGAGGAAATTTTTTCCTGAACGAGGCCTGGAGAAGACCTTGGAACAGAGCTGAAAAATGAAAAAGGCCGAAGAGACATCTCCGGCCTTTTTCGTATACATGGTCATGGAGGAAGCCCTCCTCTCCTCAGAATCAGCAGCCTCCGCCCCCCGTTTTTACCAGTTTTCGTTCCCGTAGCCACTCGTTAATCATGCCCGAGGCGCAGCCGACCCCTGAATCCACGCTGATGGCCTTGACCGGACAGTTGAAGGCGCAGGCCCCGCACTCCATGCAGGCGTCACGGTCGGACAGCGTGACCTTTTTCCCATCAGGAGAAAAGACCTGATGGGGACAGACCTGTAGACACCGGCCGCAACCGATGCAGAGCGAGGGATCGAAATCGAGCGTCACGACGTTTTCAAGATAGCGGAAGCCCTGCATGTCTCACCTCTTTTTTCATAAACGGCACTCTCACATCAGCCTTCCGATCAACAGCAGCCCAATGCTGATCGCAACAGCACACCCCATGGCAGGCAGGGCCATGCTCATCTCTTTTCTGACGCCGGAACGGGAGGTATAGGGGGAGCAGCCGGTGAAGTTCAGGGTATAAAAAGCACTGACTGCCGGCAGTGCCAGGAACAGGGCGGCAGTGACCGCAGCACTCCAGGCTGCTCCGCCGGCCAGGATGTAGAACAGGCAGGTCCAGAGCAGGCCGATGACGGCACCTTTGACGGCAAAGCCGGGCCCCGGCAGCCAGGGGAGCAGCAGCGGCCCCAGCACGATGCCGCTCAGCACCGCCCCCAGGTAAGCGAGAAACGCCGCCATGGCGGCAGCCGGACCACCCGCCACAAGTCCCGCCAGCAGCGTCACCCCGCCGATGGCGGCAATCGGGCGGAGAGCAAGCACCATCTCCACCGGAATCAGCACCAGCCGTTCACGGAGCGTGAAGCTCAACCGCCGCATGGCCGCGGTGGTGATCCTGCCGTTATCCAGGTACTCCGGCAGGTCCGAGGCCTTGATCGCGGCATATTCTACCGAGAATCCGCAGCGCTGCAGCACCTGGTGAGCCGCCACGCCGGGCGCCCCAAGAATCGGCAGGATCAGGCGGCGGTGGCTGACGACCCGGGCCAGCCCCGTGGCATCGATCCGACGCACCAGTTCTCCGGTGCCGAAGGTGCCTTTGCCGGCCGCGCACCAGACATTGATGCCATAGGTCTCCAGCACCAGCAGCCAGACATGCCGCCCCGCCAGAGCCCGGCGAACGATGTCGTAGCTCATCTTGTAATCTGCGGTCACCAGCACCGGCGCGTCGCTGTCCGGTTGGCCGATGGCATACAGGCCCGGCGGCACCATGAAATTCATCCGGCCGATGCCCCAACGGGCCTTGCAGGCTCCGATGCGGTCAGCCGGGTCCAGTGTCGTGGAGATTCGCGCTACCGGTCCGGCTGCAGTCGCGAGCCATTCTTGGAAGCCGGGTACCTTTTCGGTGATCACTCCGCCGCCGGCGGAGACAGGCGGGCCTCAGCAGGGCGGCTTGTCCGAGCCGCCGGGAGCCGGCGGGCATGGACCATTCAGCCCCTTCTCACTCGCTGTACGGATACCCATGATTTTCAGAGGGCCGTTTTGTCCGTTCTTTACTTGCAACATGCAACCATCCTTCCCGATCATGGACCGCTTGCGGCGCTGCTGGTGAGCGCTTCATTCAGCAATCCCAGCGACCTGGTCACCGTCTCGCGCTCAAACGGCGTCAAGGCAGCGAACAGTGCTTCGATCTTTTTTTCCAGGTAAGAGTCGATCCTGACCAATACGTCTTCACCCGCTTGCGTGAGACTGAGCAGGCTTACCCGCCGGTCACCGGACGAAACCCGGCGCACGATCAGGCCTTTTTGTTCCAGCCCCTTCACCTGGCGGCTGAAGGTCGTGATATCCAGACCCAGCTCATCCGCCACCCGCTGCATCGCAGGGCTCCCCACCCTGCGCACTTCGGACAGGATGTGGCTTTGGGCCATTGAAAGCTGCTGGCCGCAGCATTCGTCGCAGCAGGTGGCGTTCAGCAGGCCGAAACGGCGGACAAAAATCTGCAGTTGCTCTTGCATTGATTCCATTCTATCCTTTTTCTCTGAACCTACCACATTAGTTGCAATTTGCAAGTAAAAAGCATATCCTCCGAATGAATATGAGCGACCATCAACGCCATAAACTTCATGCCACAGCGCGCCTGCTGGCACTCTTCACCATCGGCTACAACCTCGTGGAGGGGCTGGTCTCCATCTGGCTGGGGCTGTCTGACGAAACCCTCTCCCTGTTCGGATTCGGCGTCGACTCCTTTATCGAAGTCGTTTCGGCCATCGGCGTCTGGCACATGCTGACCAGGATCGCCCGGAATTCCGGCGAAACCCGGGACGAATTCGAGCGGCGCGCCCTCAGGATAACCGGCGGTTCCTTCTATCTGCTGACAGTTGGCCTGATACTGACCGCGCTGACCAACATCTTTCAGCAGCATAGGCCGGAGACGACCCGGTGGGGCATCGTCATTTCGCTGGCATCGATGTCGTTCATGTGGTTGCTTATCCGCCTCAAGACCCGGGTTGGCCGGGCCCTGGGTTCCCCTGCCATTCTGGCTGATGCGGCCTGTTCTCGGGCCTGCCTGCTGTTGTCGTTGGTCCTGCTGGCTGCCAGCATCGGCTACGAGCTGACCGGCATCGGCAATCTCGATGCCTTCGGGGCGATCCTGATCGCCTGGCTGACCTGGAAAGAAGGCAGGGAAGCCTTTGCCAAGGCACAGGGGCTCTCCTGCTCGTGCACCTGCGGGCATGGATGAAACCTTCCGGCACCTGCCTGCTGTATTTTTAGGTGGTTGTTGAAAAACGGTCATCTCGCCGCCGCCCTCGAAAGCTCCTTTGTGCGGCGTAGCGCGGCTACGCCTCCGCGGAGCCTCCTGCGGGTGCGACGATCTGCCCATTTTTGAACAACCTTGGGCTTTCAACAGTCTGTTAATCTGGATTTTCCTCCGAATCGATCAATCCGTCTCTGCCTCACGACCGACACTTTCTCCCCCGTTCCTGCCCTCTTCTCATCACTGTTACAGCCCGTCCCGCGTTTTTTTTCAGCCTTCAAAATGTGTAAAGAAAATCGACGCCGGCCGCTTGACGCCCCGCTGTATCACGGTAGAATTTCCATTCGTAAGATTAATACAAAAATATTACCTGTCGCCAATGCGAGAACATGGCGGAGCGGCTACCTTTACGACACCGGTACTGCCGAAAGGAAGGTCATTCATGCGGATAAAACGATTCCGAAACTGGGGCATTTTGCCGAAAATCGCCACTTCGTCAGCCATAAGTTCACTGCTCATGGCAGCAGTGATCTTCGCCTATTTTCTACCCCGCATCGAAACCGACGCAATGAATCAAAAGAAAGTGGCAACGCAAAACGTGGTGGAAGTTGCCCATCAGATCATCGCATCCTACGGAGAACAGGAAAAAAAGGGAGCCCTGTCCAGAGATGACGCCCAGCGGAAAGCGGCCCAGGATATCCGGGCACTACGCTATATGGGCAAGGAATACTTCTGGATCAACGATCTGGCGCCCCGAATGATCATGCATCCGAGCAAACCGGAATTGGAAGGCAGTGATCTGGGGGAGACCACTGATCCGAACGGCAAGCGTCTGTTCGTGGAATTCGCCAGAATCTGCAGGGAGAAGAGAGCCGGCTTCGTCGATTACATGTGGCCCAAGCCGGGAGAGAAGGACCCCGAACCGAAAATATCATATGTAAAGCTCTACGAGCCGTGGGGCTGGGTGGTGGGCAGCGGTATCTACGTGGACGACGTAAGAAACGACATGCGGAGGCTTTTTGCCGCTATCGGCGTGGCAACATTGATTACGATCGTCATGAGCACCGTCCTTAACATACTGGTCGGAGCGGGAATCACCAGGCCGCTCCAGAAAGTGATCGCCAGTCTCAAGGATATCGCCCGCGGCAATGCCGACCTTACGATGCGGCTGCCGGTCGAACGGCAGGATGAGGCCGGAGAGCTTGCCCAGGCGTTCAACGACTTCATGGACAAACTGCACTACATCATCTCCCATGTAGGAACCACCACGGCACAACTCTCTGTCGCAGTCCGCGAACTCCACAAAGGCTCTGCCCGCGTGTCCGACGATCTTGGCCATATGACCCGCCAAACTGACGGTGTGGCCACGGCAGGCGAGGAGATGGCGGCAACCAGCATCGACATAGCCGGCAACTGCCTGGCAGCCGCCAACAGTTCGGTGCAGGCCAACACCTCGGTTGCCTACGGCACGGAGGTGGTTCAAAAGGCGGTGGAGGTGATGCACGGCATTGCTCAGCGGGTCAAAGCATCGGCAACAACAGTCGACGCCCTGGGCAAACGCTCGGACCAGATCGGCGACATCATCGGCACCATCGAGGACATCGCCGATCAGACCAATCTGCTGGCGCTGAACGCGGCCATCGAGGCGGCCCGCGCCGGTGAACAGGGACGCGGTTTCGCCGTGGTTGCCGATGAGGTGCGGGCCCTGGCCGAACGGACCACCCAGGCCACCAAGGAGATCGGCACCATGATCGCGGCGATTCAGAAGGAAACCCGAAGCGCGGTCGGCTCCATGGAGGAGGGGGTCAACGAAGTTGAAAGGGGCATTGCCGAAGCGGCCAAATCGAAGCAGGCATTGCGGGACATCCTCGAACAGGTCAATGTGGTCACCGTGCAGGTGAACCAGATAGCGACCGCCGCGGAGGAGCAGACAGCCACCACCGCCGATATCAGCCAGAGCATCCAGAACGTGAACGAGACGCTGCAGGGGATCGTCGAAGCGATCGGCGAGTCGATCACCATGGCCAGCAGCGTGGCCGAGTTGTCCAGGAAACTGGAGGATGAGGTATGCTGCTTCAAACTTGCAGGGACCTTTTCGGCATGAGCCGTTGTCCGGAACGTACGTGCAGGCCTGACAACCGCACGGACGTGAAAAAGATACAGAAAGGATCGCGAATGAGGGTACACGCGCTGCGGCACGTAACCCTGTTGACATTTTTATGAGTATTACCTAGATTATCACCACCTTTTTCGGGAGCTGCATGAACCGCGCGCCAACCCACAACCGTCTCATCGCCATCACCCTGCTGCTCCTGTACCTGCTCCTGCCGGCAGAAACGCCCCTCCATGCCGCGGTCCAAAAAGCAACTCAAGATGCGCCCATCTGCAGTCTGGCCGCTGCTTCCCCCTGCGATACCTGTCCCTGCTCCGGCAATGCGGATGCAGG belongs to Geobacter sp. SVR and includes:
- the hgcA gene encoding mercury methylation corrinoid protein HgcA, which codes for MKIMGIRTASEKGLNGPCPPAPGGSDKPPCUGPPVSAGGGVITEKVPGFQEWLATAAGPVARISTTLDPADRIGACKARWGIGRMNFMVPPGLYAIGQPDSDAPVLVTADYKMSYDIVRRALAGRHVWLLVLETYGINVWCAAGKGTFGTGELVRRIDATGLARVVSHRRLILPILGAPGVAAHQVLQRCGFSVEYAAIKASDLPEYLDNGRITTAAMRRLSFTLRERLVLIPVEMVLALRPIAAIGGVTLLAGLVAGGPAAAMAAFLAYLGAVLSGIVLGPLLLPWLPGPGFAVKGAVIGLLWTCLFYILAGGAAWSAAVTAALFLALPAVSAFYTLNFTGCSPYTSRSGVRKEMSMALPAMGCAVAISIGLLLIGRLM
- a CDS encoding MarR family winged helix-turn-helix transcriptional regulator, whose amino-acid sequence is MESMQEQLQIFVRRFGLLNATCCDECCGQQLSMAQSHILSEVRRVGSPAMQRVADELGLDITTFSRQVKGLEQKGLIVRRVSSGDRRVSLLSLTQAGEDVLVRIDSYLEKKIEALFAALTPFERETVTRSLGLLNEALTSSAASGP
- a CDS encoding cation transporter translates to MNMSDHQRHKLHATARLLALFTIGYNLVEGLVSIWLGLSDETLSLFGFGVDSFIEVVSAIGVWHMLTRIARNSGETRDEFERRALRITGGSFYLLTVGLILTALTNIFQQHRPETTRWGIVISLASMSFMWLLIRLKTRVGRALGSPAILADAACSRACLLLSLVLLAASIGYELTGIGNLDAFGAILIAWLTWKEGREAFAKAQGLSCSCTCGHG
- the cobD gene encoding threonine-phosphate decarboxylase CobD, translated to MSLSHEHGGTILSLARQLGVAPGDITDFSASINPLGLSGMVRDAIGNALDSLVHYPDTSCSELKEALAAAHGLNKAHIAVANGSTELIYRLPAMLPGRRALIVSPSFSEYSHALEQHRWEVRHLILSARNHFSLDLELLEASLAHSCDALYLCNPGNPSGILYPPETIERIYRLCRTSGTFLVLDEAFMDFCEEASAKAIITAERHGLILRSMTKFFGFPGLRLGYAMAHPALTEQLGQHGGPWSVNTLAQAAGTAALRDKEYRRRTLEYVKQERSLLCDRLSRFPLLTAYPSAANFLLVELSGGLKADGLKERLLSQRILIRNCATFTGLDNRFFRIAVRTAEENQRLLAGLEEIFS
- a CDS encoding methyl-accepting chemotaxis protein; the protein is MRIKRFRNWGILPKIATSSAISSLLMAAVIFAYFLPRIETDAMNQKKVATQNVVEVAHQIIASYGEQEKKGALSRDDAQRKAAQDIRALRYMGKEYFWINDLAPRMIMHPSKPELEGSDLGETTDPNGKRLFVEFARICREKRAGFVDYMWPKPGEKDPEPKISYVKLYEPWGWVVGSGIYVDDVRNDMRRLFAAIGVATLITIVMSTVLNILVGAGITRPLQKVIASLKDIARGNADLTMRLPVERQDEAGELAQAFNDFMDKLHYIISHVGTTTAQLSVAVRELHKGSARVSDDLGHMTRQTDGVATAGEEMAATSIDIAGNCLAAANSSVQANTSVAYGTEVVQKAVEVMHGIAQRVKASATTVDALGKRSDQIGDIIGTIEDIADQTNLLALNAAIEAARAGEQGRGFAVVADEVRALAERTTQATKEIGTMIAAIQKETRSAVGSMEEGVNEVERGIAEAAKSKQALRDILEQVNVVTVQVNQIATAAEEQTATTADISQSIQNVNETLQGIVEAIGESITMASSVAELSRKLEDEVCCFKLAGTFSA
- the hgcB gene encoding mercury methylation ferredoxin HgcB, which codes for MQGFRYLENVVTLDFDPSLCIGCGRCLQVCPHQVFSPDGKKVTLSDRDACMECGACAFNCPVKAISVDSGVGCASGMINEWLRERKLVKTGGGGC